In Solanum pennellii chromosome 7, SPENNV200, the following are encoded in one genomic region:
- the LOC107024998 gene encoding uncharacterized protein LOC107024998: MDKSWIRMPRTTKEYLVDLNQFLEFAFKNGAIEDRNKCPCPQCCFGKWQTREVVFDHLICKPFPQNYVIWVLHGETSVLQNSKSREFTQDTLPPKNPVELLINEAFHGFRQERFDVGPSQIVVEEEILKDIPTSYDKGFFELLKDGREELYEGSKYSKLEFLLKLYHIKCLSSLSDKGMTMILDLLRNAFEFAKIPDSFYEAKKTINKLCLDYVKIDACPNDCMLYWGDDVNEETCKHCHTSRWKLDEKNTNSKVVARGKKKKKRPAKILRYFPLKPRLQRLFICSKMAEHMRWHTEGVNKD; this comes from the coding sequence ATGGATAAATCTTGGATTAGAATGCCAAGGACCACAAAGGAATATCTGGTTGATTTGAATCAGTTTTTGGAATTTGCTTTTAAAAATGGAGCTATAGAAGATAGAAACAAATGCCCGTGTCCTCAATGTTGTTTTGGAAAATGGCAGACTAGAGAGGTAGTATTTGATCATTTGATTTGCAAGCCATTTCCTCAAAATTATGTCATTTGGGTTTTGCATGGGGAAACAAGTGTGTTACAAAATTCTAAAAGCAGAGAGTTTACTCAGGATACACTGCCTCCAAAAAATCCTGTAGAATTATTGATTAACGAAGCATTTCATGGCTTTAGGCAAGAGAGATTTGATGTAGGTCCGTCGCAAATAGTGGTAGAAGAAGAGATATTAAAGGATATACCCACATCATATGACAAAGGCTTTTTTGAGTTGCTCAAAGATGGAAGGGAAGAATTGTATGAAGGGTCTAAGTACTCAAAATTAGAGTTTTTGTTGAAGTTATATCACATAAAGTGTTTGTCTAGTCTAAGTGACAAAGGAATGACTATGATATTGGATCTGCTCAGGAATGCCTTTGAATTTGCAAAGATCCCTGATTCTTTTTATGAGGCTAAGAAAACTATCAACAAGttatgtcttgattatgttaagATTGATGCTTGTCCAAATGATTGCATGTTGTATTGGGGAGATGATGTTAATGAGGAAACATGCAAGCATTGTCATACTTCGAGATGGAAGCTTGATGAGAAGAATACAAACAGTAAAGTGGTTGCTAGgggtaagaagaaaaaaaagagacctGCAAAAATTTTGCGTTACTTCCCATTAAAGCCAAGATTACAAAGATTGTTCATATGCTCTAAGATGGCAGAACATATGAGGTGGCATACGGAAGGTGTTAACAAAGATTGA